The Pseudoxanthomonas sp. CF385 region GGAATTCCTCTCACCCCCACCGGCCCCGTGCATTAAACTTGCGCGGTTTCCGTTCGAGCCCCTGTCTTCATGCCCTTCGTCGTCACCGAAAACTGCATCAAGTGCAAGTACACCGACTGCGTGGAAGTCTGCCCGGTGGACTGCTTCCACGAAGGTCCGAACTTCCTGGTGATCGACCCGGACGAATGCATCGACTGCACGCTCTGCGAGCCGGAGTGCCCGATCAACGCGATCTACCCGGAAGACGACGTGCCCGCGGGCCAGGAAGGATATGTCGCGCTCAATGCCGAGCTGTCCAGGGCGTGGCCGGTCATCACCACGCGCAAGGACCCGCTGCCGGACGCCAAGGAATGGGAAGGCAAGCCGGACAAGTTGCCGCTGCTGGAGCGCTGATCCGGATCCGCGATGCAACGAAAAAGGGCGCCGATGGCGCCCTTTTCGTTTCCGTCGATGCCGGCGGGATCAGCCGGCGAGCTTGGCCTTCAGCGCCGCCAGCAGCTTGACCGCCGCCGGGCTGGTGGCCGGCAGGCCGCGCGGATCCACCGCGGACACATAGGCGCCGGCGTCCACGGCGCTCACGCGCACCAGGAAGCTCGCGCCTTCGTAGCTCACGTCGTAGGTGCCCAGCAACTGCGCGCGACTGGCGATGGTGGCGCCGTCGATGCCCGCCAGGGCCTCGCCCACGCGGGTGAACGCGTCGTCGCGGCTACCCGCCACGGTGAAGCCACCCGACGCTGCCGCGGGCCTGGCGGCGGTAGCGGCCGGACCGACGTTGGGTACCTGCATGGCGCCGCTGGTGTTCGGCACGTTGAGATCCGGCGGCACTTCCAGCGGACGGGCTTCCGGCGCCAGCGCGTAGTCGCCCTTGGCGTCCTTCTTGAACCACGAGCAGCCGGCAACGGACACGACCAGCAGCACCAAGGCAAGCGGACGCACGAGTGAAGACGAAAGACGCATGAAATTCTCCTGGGTTCAGGCCGCGATCGTACCGCGGTTGGATTGTGCTTCCAGCGACTGGGCCAGCGTGGCCAGCCTGTCGGCAGTGGGGACATGGGGGGCGGACAGCGGCAGCAGGGGCAGGCGCAGGCCCTGGCCGATGCCCTGGCGCTGCAGCAGCGCCTTCACCGGGATGGGATTGGATTCGATGCCGAAGAAGGCGTAGTGATCCTGCAACTGCTGGTCCAGCGTGGCGACCGCGTCGGCATGCCCGCCGCGCGCCAGGTCGCACAGGCGACGGAACGTGCGCGGCAAGGCATTGGAGCCGACCGAGATCAGGCCGTCGGCGCCGGCCAGCATCGCGCGGCCCGCGGTCGGGTCGTCGCCGCTGAGGATGGCGAAGCGTTCGTTCCGCAGCGCCAGCAACGCGGTCATGCGCTCGGGCTCGGCGCGCGCTTCCTTGATGCCGATGATGTTCGGATGATCCACCAGCTCCGCGACGGTCTCCGGCAGCAGGTCGCAGCCGGTGCGGCCTGGCACGTTGTAGAGCACGACGGGCAACCCGCCCTGGTCGGCGACGGCGCGGTAGTGCGCCACCAGGCCTGCCTGGGTCGGCCGCACGTACGGCGGCGTGACCACCAGCGCCGCGTGCGCCCCGCCTTCCGCGGCGCGCCGGGTGGCGGCGATGGTCTTGGCCGTGTTCATCTGCCCGGTGCCGGCCAGCACCGGCAGCGCGCCGCCCACCGTCTCCACGGCGATGCGCAGCAGCGTGTCGTATTCCTCATCGGAGAGCGCGGCGGCTTCGCCCGTCGAACCGGCCACCACCACGCCCTGCGTGCCACCGTCCGCCTGCTGTTTCAGCAGCGCTCGCCAGGCGTGCAGGTCGAGTTCGCCCGACGCCAGGAACGGCGTGGCCAGTGCGGTGATGCTGCCGGAAAGGTGCAAGGGAATGGCTCTCGGTGGAGGGATCCGGCGCTCCGGCAGCGCAAGTAAGCGCGGTTATCCCGGAGTGCCCGCAATGTCGGCCGCATGTTACTTGCGGCCTCAAAGGGCGGGCAAGTATGCTGCCCACGTCGCCGGGCCAGCGCCCGGCCGCCATTCAGCCTCGCTGCAACGCCGGACGCACCTTTGACCGATTCCTCGCCCCGGCCTTCGCCGACCGAAAACCACCTCCTGATTACCGCCTACACGACGCATCCGGAGTCGCCGCTTCTGTCGGTGACGCGCCGGATCGCGGACAGCGGCTGCAATCTGGTGGACGCGCGTCTGTCGACGGTGGGCCGCGACGTGTCCGTGACGGCGCTGGCGACCGGCTCCTGGGACGCGGTGGCCAAGCTGGAGGCGATGCTCTCGCGCCTGGAGCGCGACGAGGGCCTGAAGCTGGTCTTCTACCGCACCGGCCCGAAGGTCGTGCAGTCGAACCTGCTGCCCTACATCGTGGAAGTGGTGGCGGCGGACAAGCCGGGCATCCTCTTCCAACTGGCCGATTTCTTCGACCGCCAGGGCATCACCATCGAGAACCTGCAGAGCACGCGCTACCGCGCGATGCAGACGGGCGCGGAGATGTTCTCGGCGCAGGTGACGATCGGCGTGCCGGCCAACATGCACATCGCCGCATTGCGCGACGATTTCCTTGAATTCTGCGACCACCTGAATCTGGACGCGATCATGGACCCGATGAAGTTCTGACGATGACGGCCAAAGGCGCGAAAGCACTGACCAAGTCCGTCCTCAAACTGCCGCTGGCCCTGTCCGGCGGCGAGACCGCCACCCTCGCCGACTACGCAGGCCAGTGGCTGGTGCTGTACTTCTATCCGAAGGACAGCACGCCGGGCTGCACCACCGAGGGCCTCGACTTCAACGCGCTGCTGCCGAAGTTCAAGAAACTCGGCGCCACCGTGCTGGGCGTCTCGCGCGACTCGGTGAAATCGCACGACAACTTCTGCGCCAAGCAGGGCTTCAGGTTCCCGCTGGTCAGCGACGCCGACGAAGCGCTGTGCAAGGCCTTCGACGTCATCCACGAGAAGAACATGTACGGCCGCAAGGTGCTGGGCGTGGTACGCAGCACCTTCCTGATCTCGCCCGACGGCCGCATCGCGCAGGAATGGCGCGGCGTGAAGGTCGCCGGCCACGCCGAGGCCGTGCTTGAAGCCCTGAAGGCCCACCAAGCCCAGTGACGAAATCCTCTTCCACCCCGACCACCATCCCGCGCCGCGGCGGGTCATGGTGGCGCGCTGCTGTGCGCGTTTCCGCGGCACCCGTTGTTGCGTCATGTGTTCACACATCTTCCTCCATGAGGTTGCCTGAATGACCCGTAGCAAGCGTATCTATGTGTTGGACACGAACGTGCTGATGCACGACCCCACCGCGCTGTTCAAGTTCGAGGAGCACGATGTCTACCTGCCGATGCAGGTGATCGAGGAACTGGACAACGGCAAGAAGGGCACGTCGGAAGCGAGCCGCAACGCGCGGCAGGTCAGCCGCTTCCTCAACGAACTGGTCGAAACCTCCGGCCTGGACAACCTGGCCGCGGGCATCCCGCTGATCCAGCCCAACAGCCTGCAGCTGCGCGGCACGCAGAGCGCCGGCCTGCTGCGCTTCCAGACCAGCCACTTCGAAGCCGGCAAGAGCTTCGGTGCGGTCATCCCCGACAACGCCATCCTGGGCGCGATCCTGGCGCTGAAGGAGCAGACGCCCGAGATCCCGGTGGTGTTCGTCTCCAAGGACATCAACCTGCGGATCAAGGCCGCGATCGCCGGCATCGTGTCGGAGGATTACGAGAACGACCGTGCGCTGGACGATTTCAGCCTGCTTTACACCGGCGCCGATCCGCTGCCCGAGGATTTCTGGCAGCGCTACGGCAAGGACCTGCGCTCCTGGACCGACAAGGGGCGCACGTACTACGAAGTGACGATGGAGAAGGATGCGGGCTGGTACCCCAACCAGTTCCTCTACCTGCCCGGCGACGACGAGTCCGAGTTCCGCGTCGCGCGCGTGGAAGGCGACAAGGCCACGCTGCAGATCGTCGACGATTTCCGCAGCGGCCAGCATGCGGTCTGGGGCATCGCCGCGCGCAACCGCGAGCAGAACTTCGCCCTCAACGCACTGATGGACCCGGACGTCGACTTCGTCACCCTGCTCGGCACGGCCGGCACCGGCAAGACGCTGCTGGCGCTGGCGGCGGGCCTGGCGCAGACGATGGACCAGCAACGCTATCGCGAGATCATCATGACCCGCGCCACGGTGAGCGTCGGCGAGGACATCGGCTTCCTGCCCGGCACGGAAGAGGAAAAGATGACGCCATGGATGGGCGCGTTGACCGACAACCTGGAAGTGCTGACGCACAACCAGGAAGGAGGCGCCTGGGGTCGGGCGGCGACCAATGACCTGCTGGCTTCGCGCATCAAGATCCGCTCGATGAACTTCATGCGCGGGCGCACGTTCCTGAGCCGCTACCTGATCCTGGACGAAGCCCAGAACCTCACGCCCAAGCAGATGAAGACGCTGATCACGCGCGCGGGTCCGGGCACCAAGATCGTCTGCCTCGGCAACGTGGAGCAGATCGACACGCCCTACCTGACGGAGACGACGTCCGGCCTGACCTACGCGGTGGACCGCTTCAAGAACTGGGCGCACAGCGCGCACATCACGCTGCGTCGCGGCGAGCGCTCCCGCCTGGCGGACTACGCGTCGGAAGTGCTGTAGCCGGTCGGCGGCGACGTGGGCCTGCACCTTCCCCGCTGGGTATGGATCGGCGCCGTCGCGCTGGCCTGCGTGGCGGGGATGGTCAATGTCATCGGCTACCTGGGCTTCGAGCACCAGGCGGTCAGCCACCTGACCGGCACCACCAGCCTGCTGGGTGCCGCGCTTGCGCACGGTGACCTGCGCGCGGTGATGCACCTGTGGGGCATGCTGATCGCGTTCTGCCTGGGCGCCATGCTCAGCGGCCTCATCATCCAGGATCAGACGCTCAGGC contains the following coding sequences:
- a CDS encoding PhoH family protein, which codes for MTRSKRIYVLDTNVLMHDPTALFKFEEHDVYLPMQVIEELDNGKKGTSEASRNARQVSRFLNELVETSGLDNLAAGIPLIQPNSLQLRGTQSAGLLRFQTSHFEAGKSFGAVIPDNAILGAILALKEQTPEIPVVFVSKDINLRIKAAIAGIVSEDYENDRALDDFSLLYTGADPLPEDFWQRYGKDLRSWTDKGRTYYEVTMEKDAGWYPNQFLYLPGDDESEFRVARVEGDKATLQIVDDFRSGQHAVWGIAARNREQNFALNALMDPDVDFVTLLGTAGTGKTLLALAAGLAQTMDQQRYREIIMTRATVSVGEDIGFLPGTEEEKMTPWMGALTDNLEVLTHNQEGGAWGRAATNDLLASRIKIRSMNFMRGRTFLSRYLILDEAQNLTPKQMKTLITRAGPGTKIVCLGNVEQIDTPYLTETTSGLTYAVDRFKNWAHSAHITLRRGERSRLADYASEVL
- the dapA gene encoding 4-hydroxy-tetrahydrodipicolinate synthase, translated to MHLSGSITALATPFLASGELDLHAWRALLKQQADGGTQGVVVAGSTGEAAALSDEEYDTLLRIAVETVGGALPVLAGTGQMNTAKTIAATRRAAEGGAHAALVVTPPYVRPTQAGLVAHYRAVADQGGLPVVLYNVPGRTGCDLLPETVAELVDHPNIIGIKEARAEPERMTALLALRNERFAILSGDDPTAGRAMLAGADGLISVGSNALPRTFRRLCDLARGGHADAVATLDQQLQDHYAFFGIESNPIPVKALLQRQGIGQGLRLPLLPLSAPHVPTADRLATLAQSLEAQSNRGTIAA
- the fdxA gene encoding ferredoxin FdxA, giving the protein MPFVVTENCIKCKYTDCVEVCPVDCFHEGPNFLVIDPDECIDCTLCEPECPINAIYPEDDVPAGQEGYVALNAELSRAWPVITTRKDPLPDAKEWEGKPDKLPLLER
- a CDS encoding glycine cleavage system protein R — translated: MTDSSPRPSPTENHLLITAYTTHPESPLLSVTRRIADSGCNLVDARLSTVGRDVSVTALATGSWDAVAKLEAMLSRLERDEGLKLVFYRTGPKVVQSNLLPYIVEVVAADKPGILFQLADFFDRQGITIENLQSTRYRAMQTGAEMFSAQVTIGVPANMHIAALRDDFLEFCDHLNLDAIMDPMKF
- a CDS encoding peroxiredoxin, with protein sequence MTAKGAKALTKSVLKLPLALSGGETATLADYAGQWLVLYFYPKDSTPGCTTEGLDFNALLPKFKKLGATVLGVSRDSVKSHDNFCAKQGFRFPLVSDADEALCKAFDVIHEKNMYGRKVLGVVRSTFLISPDGRIAQEWRGVKVAGHAEAVLEALKAHQAQ